From a region of the Salinispira pacifica genome:
- a CDS encoding Rnf-Nqr domain containing protein: protein MKRFFNNMYQTNTLLFTVAGIGPVLLLSTRLIYSLSISAVLLIYTSLLILMNLIIQNLFDERLWYSARILSAAVWISIIDILVGSFFPLLRSDLGILLPMILVLNQSLLFLLPGELKLPGGVSIPGDRRDPPALFAGLFGYILLLNFIALLRELISFGSVNLRLRPWDPQLLQTPGPFMLFSTVFGALILLAYIRSAIESGREK, encoded by the coding sequence ATGAAGCGGTTTTTCAATAATATGTATCAAACGAATACCCTGCTGTTCACCGTTGCAGGCATAGGTCCGGTGCTGCTTCTTTCCACCAGACTCATCTATTCCCTGAGCATCAGCGCAGTTCTTCTCATCTATACATCGTTGCTCATCCTGATGAATCTCATTATTCAGAATCTTTTTGACGAGCGCTTATGGTATTCAGCACGAATACTCTCGGCTGCGGTGTGGATCAGCATTATAGATATTCTTGTGGGAAGTTTTTTCCCCCTGCTGCGCAGTGACCTGGGAATTCTCCTTCCCATGATCCTGGTCCTGAATCAGAGTCTGCTCTTTCTTCTTCCCGGTGAGCTGAAGCTTCCCGGGGGAGTGAGCATTCCCGGGGACCGCAGAGATCCTCCGGCGCTTTTTGCAGGGCTGTTCGGCTACATTCTTTTACTGAATTTCATTGCGCTCCTCCGGGAACTTATCAGTTTCGGCTCGGTGAACCTCCGGCTTCGCCCCTGGGATCCCCAGCTGCTGCAGACACCCGGCCCCTTTATGCTCTTTTCCACAGTGTTCGGTGCACTCATTCTTCTGGCCTATATCAGATCGGCCATCGAATCCGGGAGGGAAAAATGA
- a CDS encoding RnfABCDGE type electron transport complex subunit D, producing the protein MSSRINMPRNLAAAALPHYSGAISAARGMWMMSALLLPLLIWGVLIFGLYSLAVVILAVFSTLAGELLGMIFTRRSSFTIQLFIDELSNGSAVLAGLLLGLILPVTVSPFIPLIAGIFGMVVVKWSFGGLGANWLNPALAGTLFAGLSWPGGMHAREWGAALISGLNWNPPSGSLTDMARLKMSLIQDGSPRIFRPMEMIGREFTNADSFISRFLNEQILLSGGTRLPGGYIDYILGFKLEGIGQTSILLILLVSVFLFARGIISWQIPTGGVLALSVLTALFSGVNWGGGFFSGDVLFALSSGGFLFILFFMATDPVTTPYTSGGKLIFGVGVGVLVFLFREFSLLPDGSVLAVLIMNMLNPVIIILTRPKPFGFERRAVK; encoded by the coding sequence GTGAGTTCACGAATTAATATGCCGAGAAATCTTGCAGCTGCTGCCCTGCCCCATTATTCAGGGGCCATATCCGCCGCCCGGGGGATGTGGATGATGTCTGCTCTTCTGCTGCCGCTGCTGATTTGGGGCGTTCTCATTTTCGGCCTCTACAGTCTGGCGGTGGTTATATTGGCGGTATTCAGTACGCTGGCCGGCGAGCTTCTGGGGATGATCTTCACCCGCAGGTCGAGTTTTACTATTCAGCTGTTTATTGATGAGTTGAGCAACGGAAGTGCAGTGCTTGCCGGTCTGCTGCTGGGACTGATTCTTCCGGTGACGGTGAGCCCCTTCATTCCCCTGATTGCCGGGATCTTCGGCATGGTTGTGGTGAAGTGGAGTTTTGGAGGTCTGGGTGCCAATTGGCTGAATCCGGCTCTGGCGGGCACCCTGTTTGCGGGGCTGAGCTGGCCCGGGGGAATGCACGCCCGGGAGTGGGGCGCTGCGCTTATCTCCGGATTGAACTGGAATCCACCGAGCGGCAGTCTTACTGACATGGCAAGGCTGAAAATGAGCCTTATACAAGACGGGTCTCCCCGGATTTTCCGGCCCATGGAGATGATCGGCAGGGAATTTACCAATGCGGACAGTTTTATCTCCCGTTTTCTCAACGAGCAGATTCTCCTTTCCGGGGGCACCAGACTGCCCGGAGGATATATTGACTACATTCTGGGATTCAAGCTGGAAGGTATCGGACAGACTTCAATTCTCCTCATTCTCCTGGTTTCGGTGTTTCTCTTCGCCCGGGGAATTATTTCCTGGCAGATTCCCACAGGAGGAGTCCTGGCCCTCAGTGTCCTGACTGCGCTGTTCTCCGGGGTGAATTGGGGAGGGGGCTTTTTCTCCGGGGATGTTCTGTTTGCACTGAGCAGCGGAGGGTTTCTTTTTATTCTGTTTTTCATGGCCACAGATCCGGTAACCACTCCCTACACTTCAGGCGGTAAACTGATCTTCGGTGTGGGAGTGGGGGTCCTGGTTTTTCTGTTCCGTGAATTTTCCCTGCTTCCCGACGGATCTGTGCTTGCAGTTCTTATCATGAACATGCTCAATCCGGTGATTATTATCCTCACACGACCCAAACCCTTCGGTTTTGAGAGGAGGGCGGTGAAATGA